The window GTCGCAGAGGAGCTGATGAAAAGCGAGGATGCTGACATGGCGCTTGAGGGTTTGGTGAGTGTTTTTAGAGACAATGAGGTCTAAAGCTGATGATCAATCGAGTCAGGTGATGGATGAGATGACATTAACGCGTGATACTGAGGGTTCCCGAGGAAGAATAGTAAAAAGATTAAGAAACTTGTTCTGTTTTGTTCGTTTTGGACCTAAGACGTGTGTTAGAAACTTCTATGATCCAGTTTTATTTCAAATAAGaaagattatgaggagacataaaTAGACCGAAGATGCTTACTATTGTAAAAGTTCACAAGAAGTTTGGGAATCTCTGCTAATATAAATCAagtgttttaaagttttttttttctttatatttttctatatatgcGGCTGTGAGTTGTAGACCCATTAAGAATTATGAAACTTTATTTTTCCTCATAGAAATTGCTAATATCgtttttaaaggaaaaatataatattactctatatatatgttttagaaaatttctATCACAAAGACATACATTTGGAGCAAAACCACTCACAAAGTATGCAGACAGATCCATTAATCTTTAGGGTTTTAATCATCAGTCGTTGGTGGAGATTTGTTGCAGAAAAGTCGTGCCTCTTGAGATAACATCGCCTCCGGCCAAGCTTGAGTAACAGCTACATTCATCATTGTCTGTCGCATTAAAATCAAGCATTTACATGATTTACATCGATTCGGGTTCAATCAAAAACGTTGCAGCCTCAttactttttctgtatattaaAGTCGAGTATGCAGTCTTTTGTTACTATTTACTTTAGGTATTTGTTGCTACTTCCATGTTATCGCCGCTACTGATATTTTTCTCTAATGATCTGATAATGGTTTCTCTTGCTGATGCAGGCactgaagaaagaaaaagttcCACTGCCATCCTCTATACCTGCCAAATCTGGAGGTGGAACGCAGAGGAAGGTAACCTCCTATCAAATCTCATCTTCTCttgaatcatattttttttgcttacgttgatcttttcttttcttgattcGACATAGATGGAGCTAAGGAAAGCAAAACTAGAAGGTGAACAACAGTTTCTCTTCGATCAGGCAACTACCGACAAACTTCGGTCTGAATCCCTTATGTTCAAATTGATCTAGCCTATTTTCGCTGACCGTGTTCGTGTAAGTTACTATCTCCACTCTTTAAAGGTTCAAACTTTTCAGCTCCTGcatcgtgtgtgtgtgtgttatttTCTAGCTAATTCAATGGGTTTGGTTCTCTTTCATGGATTTGAATATCATTTATCagttattgttatattttataaaagccCAACGTTTTCAACTTTTTCTGGATAAGCTCTTTATGGTGAGCTTAGTTTTTTAATGCTTTTGATTGATATAACTGGATGGATTTTGATAACATATTTATGTCTTTCCATCATTTTGTTAAAACCAAAACCTTCTTGATATTCATATTAGTGAGTTTGTTCATTATTGGGTACGCTTTTCAAGCTTAAGTAAGAAACGTCCTTCTTGCTTACTTGCTTGTGACTAAATGATCTTACTTTCGTATGGTTGCACACTGATGTTGTAGTAGAAAATTAGTAAGTCTTTGGTCATTCAAAAGAAGACCATGATGAGCTACTCCTAAGTACTACATGGTCAAACGGCTCAAGTATTTCATGGTAAAGACATTGCTACTAGCTAGAGTGTTTCTTATTATGAAACTAGAGTTTAGGAAGCTTTATTGAGACAAATGAAGATAGCTCAAAGGAGCTTTATTGTGCAGAAATGTaaatagaaagaaaagattTAGACTTGTCTTCAAGAACACAAATGTTTGGTTAATTTCATTAAAGAGTTTTAAGGATGAAGCTGCTACAATGGAAGCCAAGATATCTACTACAATGACCTTAAACATCTATTTATATCAATTCCATCTTGATAGAAAACCTAGACTACATGGGCTTTGGGCTTGACTTCAATGGCTTGGGCTTGTGCTCTAATAATCTATAGTCCCGTTTAGTACGGCGTCCGCAGCCCCAAACATGTCGCTGACAccgtatattttgaaaatactaaTCAGATGACATAAGATGGAAAAGTTAAAACCGACCCCATATCCATTCCATTCGAATACGATCTCTACAAACTTAGAAAGCGCAGCCATAGAAGCGCTGACAACCAAAGTGAGGAGACACTTAGAGACCCATAAAAGGGTTTCAAAGCGTTCCACATAAGCCTGAACGGTCTCCTCCGAAATCTCAGTGATCAATCTGCTGATGAGGGGATGTAAGAATCCGCTCAGTGCGAGATAGAAAAGCACAATAGCCGCGCCGACCCCTCTTTCCGTCGCGCTTTCGAACGTTTTGTCGTTCCTCACAAGGCAGACGAAGCTTAAGGCTCCTGAGACAGTTGAGATGGCGACCAGGGTGAACTTGGAAAGAACCATACGGGGACGAAGCACAGATCTTAGAACGTactccagtccatcaaaacaaGCAGCGATCCTATCGCGGATCCCATCGCGAACTCGCACCCACACGGTCTCCCATGAAGGAAGCTGAGGAAAGAGCTGCGCATAGTGGTGAAGGATGTTAAAGAGCTGAGTGAAGAGCTGCGCAAAGAGGTTAAGGACGCAGTGTCGGTCTAACATATTATAATGCCCTAAgccaattcaaaaaaaatatgcatttatatctctataatattatttgagaagttagTTTCTTACGTGTAGTTCTCATGTTAATTTTAAAGTAGTTAATTACAAAAGTATTCTTAATGAATTGAAAATATTATGCATAATGccattattataaatttttattttattttcctttttgtttcataattttttgcttttaatttgcttttaatttgctttttttttatcctAATGTTTTCTTAAACTACTACAATatggaaattatatatatatatatatatatatataatttcgatattttatttaataactaataatgaatatattttttaaagaagataatttttaaaatattttacaaaagaataGAATAGAAAATACTTATTAACGAAATATCGATATAAATGACTCCATACTTCCATTTTTTTGACACGGATATTATTCTTACAAGTAGAGCATGGACATAATAAATACTTACTTGTTCTTTCTTCCGGTTGACTTTGAACCACCGCCATGAATTCTTGAATACCACATGCGTATTCCTCCGTAAGTAAACTTGTATTTGGATCCATATGAGGTTGATCTAGCCAGGAACGAAAATTATAAGGAGTACCCatgatttatattgttttgttgtgaTTTGAATGAATGAAGGAGAGGTCGTATTTATAAGAGAACCTGGAAAAATTTCCGACGGAACaatgtcgtcggtattccgtcgggaATTACAACGGAATATACTGACAGAATTCTGACGGAATACCAAAATCCTCGGTATTGCGTTGGTAGTTTGTCAGTATGTGTCAATTTTTTGCAACGGTCATATTTTTGTCCGAATTTTGTCGGTATTCTGTCGGGATCGTATGACCAAATACCGACGAACTTATTCTGTCAGGATATTCCGACGAAGTTCCGACGAATTAACCGAAATTGTTTTCCGACAAattttcgtcggaatttcgtcggaatttcctgaCAGATTTTTTTCGGTCGGTATTTCCGTCGGGATtttctgtgttttcttgtagtgagataTGAAGCATAACAATATTATGTGTGAGAAATTGCAATGTGTTATCACAGATTAGTAGTTTAGTTTTGTTAAGTGAGAAAGTTGTAAGAATATTATTcggttacaaattttaatagAAAGCCTCACAGttcaaaaagaaatattattcgGTTACAAGAACGTCGTAACGAGGAACTAAAGTAAGAACCTACCTAGTCCAGAATTAAATAGGCCATGGAGCAGGAGGGACATACCAGCTGTTGCTGATGTGGAGTACTGTGATTGGTGGGATTGATTTAAATACGacttaaaagttttttttgacCCGACTCGTGACTTTCTCCGACATTCATGACCCAATCCATCCACAGTTTCTCTCTCATAAACACAAACACAAGTAGTAGGTGGAAAGCAATGTCCCTTCCTCTTTTTCCTCCCTACATCTCGCGGCGGAGGCACGGAGGAATCATGCGGCAGCTGATCGGTGGTATTAGAGACAAAGTGTCTCACATCGGTAGTTGGAagggaaataatatataagatagatggacCACTCCACTtgtcaccaattggttttaggttagAAGCCCGTCTAGCTTAAGGTGGCACTGttgttaattattattcaatTTCTATTCAAGGTTTTGACTTCAACACATGATTCCTTTGTCGTTTTAAATATTGGATTGGAGCTTTACAGGAAAACCTGATTAGAATAATGTTATGTAGCCGATATATTGAGTGTGTTTTCTATTAGCATAGAGATTGGAAGTACTTTAGATGATTGGTTTTGTTTAATCTTGTTATATTAGATAAGATTATGACATTATttttatctccatccttgtAGATAAGGACACAAGCAGAGGTTTAAGCTTACTgagattcttctttttcttattgCAGGTTGTGTGTGAAATAACCTTGAAGGATTTGAATGGATGATGACTTTGCAGATGGATAAGAATATTCGATAAGGTGCTCCCTCTCGTACTTGGCTTAATATGGCTTTTGTTTtggagtattttttttcttagcaTGCCTTTTAGAGGGTCTGTATGGGTTCGTCTTAGCTCATCTTTGTAGGGTTGTATAGGCCGTGTTGTCTCTGTGCTTGATCCTATGTCTTTTTTGTTAGATTTGGATCTTCATCTCAGTGACAGTAAATTCATACTTTGCAGACTGTTGAGTTAGAAATCAAGCGTCGGGAAGGCTGCTCACGCTCGGAATCCTTCTGATCCAAATCTGTGGCAGCAGATTCGTGAGAATTTTATGAAGCAATCATTCTTGAAGACCACACGTTTCCGAGGAGCACAACATTGAGTTTACTCTGTGGCAGCTGCATTACAAAAGGATTGAAGACTTTCAGTGCTGTCCTGGCTCCTAGTAACCCGAGTGTGGCTCAAAATTCAAAGGGTCCATCTAGGCCTGACAGGGTCGCAAACCTCAAGCTGCAGTTCAGAACTTTCCTTTCAGAAGCAACATGGGGTTTTACCATGAAAACGATCTTAAAAATTAGAGCCAAGTATGGGCTTCCCTTGGATGGAAAGAAGATAGCAGAAGTTCAGAAAGGCTTTGGTGTCTTGTCACCGTTGCTTTATATACCTTGGTGATCTTGCTCGGTATAAAGGATTATATGGAGAGGGAGATTCTAAGAACCGAGAGCATGCTGCTGCGTCAAGTGGAAACCCACATCATCAGGTTATATTTCCTTGTCTCTTTCACGTGATGTTTTTAGTTGGTACAACTATGTCTTATAGTTTGTCTAATGGTATCAACTTAATGTCTCAGCTTTTGCTATAATTGCTTCCTATTCGTTATTTCCGGAGTTTAGCTGTGGAGACAACTTGATTGTTGCTTTTGAAATGGTTAACTAATAAGCTTCTGTTTTGTAACTATGCTAGTGGCTTAGCGTAATAGAGAGATTATACTCTCACTTTCTTAGCACTAATACATCTTTATCTCTGTTGAGCAGAATCGTGCCCAATTTGTTTACCGCTCCCAAAGACTCGTCTAGAAGGCCCACTGGTAAAAGAAGAGGTAAAGGCGGCGATAAAGATGAGGACGTGGTAGCTGTTCCTGAGAAGGATAAAGTAACTAGCGCAGATGAGATGCTCAAAGCATTCTGCGTTAAATTTGTTCGTCTCAACGGGATTCTTTTTACCCGAACAAGGTATGTTTGCTTTCTTTCTGAAAATTAGTTTGTTCTAGCCTCTGTTACTGGATCTCTGGTGTAATGTTTATCACTTGTCTTTGTTCAGCCTCGAGACATTCTCAGATGTTCTTGGTTCCACTAGCAGCAGTCTACGAGatctgatttggtcgagcttaaCGGAAGATATGATTTTTTGGTAAAGACACCAGTGACAGCGCACTTTTTATTGTTAGGCTCGTAACGCTTCTTATATTCAGCGTCGATAACTCGAAGAAAGACAAGGAAGGTCAGTCATATGCTAGAAACTCCTTAACAGCAAGTTTTGAGTTACTTGGACACGTAATGGAGCAGTGTGCGCATCATCATCTCAGGAGAGGTATCTGATGTCTCTAAGACGGTCAACGGGAAGCTGGCGACGGTGGTGGCCGAGGATGGCCACATCACCGGGGGTTATTCGTCTTCTCCGGGAGTCTATGTTGCCGGAATATACGGGCCGTTGGTGTTGAACGTTCTTCCAAAAGGGTCAGTTCCGGCGTCTGGGCCCAGCAAGAGAATCAATGCACGTCAAGACTTAATACTATATTAGTCTCACCATCCTCACGACTAAAAGTCATGTATGACAAAAGCCGTTTTCAATTCTTATagatattctttatttttaagaaatgacTTTTTTTGCCGAGTTGTAAATATTAAATTCTATagttaaacccaaattatatagtCTATACTAGTACAGTACAGTAGAACTTCTacaaattaatactcgataaattaataatctctataaattaataaatttcaccgGTCTCAAATTGAGCCGAtgttaaatattacataaattgataaaataataagataataatatttttagaactctcatataaatatataatcccattaaatataattttatataagtacaagttaaacattatattgttggtttaatattcacaatgaaaatacttttatttttttaacatttcaaCATATtctgataatatttagtaaaattatatcgaaaTCCACGTAACAAttctataaaacataaaaatatacaccaaataagatattaaaacaatatgaaagttaaatttctaaaatttaaataatatacatacggtaaaattaaatattttcttactttataaataaaaatattaaaaaaaatctaaataaggaaactttgataaattaatatctctataaattaataaaaggaGAAACAAAACCTGTAACTGAAACACCGATGATCATCACCTTCCTGTCAGTTTCAATCTTCTTGATATCTCGTGGCTCTAGGCTTGAACTGTACTCCCACGACAGAAGTCTGTTTCCCTCGCTGAACGATCCAGTTGATGCAGAGTTCTCCTTAGGATCAGATGTTTTGTTATAACTCCAAGAGGCAGCTCAAGTTTCTTCTAGAGGAATCGTAGAAGATCAGCACGCGAGCTATATATTTGTTGTGTAACGTTGCGTTCCAAGAAGTGACGTTGGAAGACGTTAGAGAGTTGTTGTTGATTCCCACGTGAGATGTCATGTCGACAGGATCCCAGTTTGTATTAGTAAACGTGTACCTGAACGAGTGGGAAAGAGGAAGACTTAACGCTGGTTTGATTAAAGAGACCCAAGAAACCACCGGCTGAGTTGGAAGGCATTCTGATTCGAGCCGGGGCTAAGAAGAAAGCGAACCCTTGGCCGTACTTACCGAACTTAGCACGGCCAGTATCGATTCTGAAGGAGAAGCGGGTGGTGAAATCCGAAGGGCTTACCTATTACTGGATCCCATAGAGGAACCTCTTTACCGTAAGTGACCCAACCAGCACGGCAAGTGAAGTTGATGCTGGTAAGCTCAACAGACCTCTTTTTGATCTTGCATCTCCTTGGTATGCTatttcagaactttggttgaaACGAGTTATCTTAAAATGGATTGAACAGACACAAGGGAgaatcaaaataaatgaaaagaagaGCATAGAGCTGGCCATTTTTGCACAGGAAGAAACACAGCTAGTATTATCACAAGAGACCTAAGACTGGGTGGAATTACTATATGTATATACTTCACAGCAAGTCAACGACTAAACCTGAGAGCCAAGTTACAAAAGTCACCAAAATAGTTGACCTTAAAAGTAAACAAACATGTTTAGTGGTCATCCTAAATCCTTCTTTAAGGTAAGCAGAAGGCATAATAAAGGCAGTGAGTGacttaaaagaaaagaaaaaaaaaggctttCCAACCAAGTCACAACGAAACGTGGATCATGAACACTAACATTTTCCAGAGAACTAGTTTATGCACACCACCACAATTAGTTATTGAACAAGAGAGGATTAGTCCACCAACAACTCAGGTGGTCCATCTGTAAACTATGTCAATGCACATTAAGTAAGAAGAACCTTGGCCTGcatcatttaaaagaaaaagccTTGCACCTTTTTGAGAAATTGAAACTAAAACGCACGGATATACTTATGAGAAAAATAATAGTCTGAAAAATGACTTCCACCAAGTCAATGTCAAAACCTAGGATTAGAAAAATAAGCTCATCCGAGGAGCCAGCTCAACCTCAGTTAAAACAAATGAACATCAACTTTAAGATCCTacatttttctatgttttgtcAACTAAGTCTTTATCTGTTATCACGAAAAGAATGTGATCAACAATTATACAAACTGCAAAACAGTTGACCTCAAGAACAAACAAATGATAGTCACAACTGAAATATACCTCTTATCTTACGTGCAAGAACAAACCTAGATAGCAAGAGACAAGTAAGAACAAACCCACCAAATTGACCATCTTCTACTTTACTACCAACACTAAGAAAAATGTACATAAATGTATATCAAGAAGCTTCAGTTCCGACCAAACTCGttgaaaacatgttgtaattcAATTTTCTATGTGTgggataaacaaaaaaataaccacTGTCAATTGTTTTGTTGATATCTCTAATTCATCTTTCGTCCTCTTCTTGTCAATCAATCTTCAGCCTTgaccagaaaaaaaagaagaaaatggaaaatCTCTGGTTTATCATCTTCTCTCTCACAGCtcctatcttcttcttcttcgccagATCCCTTTGGAGTCAAAACTCCAAGTTACCACCAACCCCTACGTCTCTTCCCATCATCGGCCATCTTCACCTTATCAAGAAGTTTCCTTTACCACAAGCTCTCCATCACCTCTCTTCAGTCCACGGCCCTGTTCTCTTTCTAAAATTCGGATGCCGTCCCGTCCTTGTCCTCTCTTCCCCAGAATCCAT is drawn from Brassica napus cultivar Da-Ae unplaced genomic scaffold, Da-Ae ScsIHWf_1053;HRSCAF=1479, whole genome shotgun sequence and contains these coding sequences:
- the LOC125595402 gene encoding nonsense-mediated mRNA decay factor SMG7-like — its product is MEREILRTESMLLRQVETHIIRIVPNLFTAPKDSSRRPTGKRRGKGGDKDEDVVAVPEKDKVTSADEMLKAFCVKFVRLNGILFTRTSLETFSDVLGSTSSSLRDLIWSSLTEDMIFW